AACAATCCTAGGATATAAACAAATCCCGAATGAAAGAACATTCTGCTGCAGAACGAGCATTTCTACTTCTGATGCTTTTAGTACATCATGCTAATAACCCAGATGCTCTGAGTAACAGTTACAATGCAAGGCTTGAACTTGAACTGGGGCACTTTGGCTTTGTGGTGCTGCTAAAGACCTGAGAGCCCCGTCGGTCGCTGACGGTGTGCGTTTGAACAGGTGTCGCTACACGTCGACAGGTAGGTAAGAAAGGCTCTGTACTCACCAGCTCTTTGAACTTGAACAGTCCCTGTCCCGGGACCGCGCTGGCCTCAGTGCCGTCCGCTGCCGGTGGGGTGTCCGGCGTCTCCTTGGGCTTTCCGCTGCAAAGCCCGCGGGCTCTATGGGCCAACGGAGACCGGAAGCTTGCCGCCGACCTCCCGTGACCTCCCCGGTACAGGGGCACGGCTCCTTGCTCGTGCCAGGCGGTCGGTTTTACCTGTTGGAGGATCCCACTCCAGCACGCGACGCGGGTGTCCGTCCCTTTGAGTCTCAAGAGCCACGCGACCTGGGACCGCCTCAGCCTCGCGCACTCGGTGACAGGTCCCTGTCTGTGCCGCCATGACGCTGGCTCGAGCCAACACACCCCCGCACACCGCGCGGACACCAGGCAGCGGACATTTGCAATCCTCCGAAAACACATCATCGTCGTCACCTCCCCGCGCCCTCCGTTACCGACCCCCGGGTCTCGTGCCGTCGGTCTCCGGCTTCATGATGAGGTTCAAGAGTCTCCGAAGGAATCACAGCTCGAGCCAGCAGGCTGCCATGTTGCCGTAAACCGATACGACACGCGACGTCGTAAAATCGCCAAAAATACTTTCCTTAacaaggcttttattttgaaattggaAATTTTATATCAGCAAGAGACGGGCATCGGAGGAAAGTCTTTAGAATACCTGTGATATGAagactgtaaaaacacagcaatAATAATCAGTTTTGGAGGTTTGCTATTAATAAGAAAGTAAGTactggtaacactttatttaacAGGTCAGTGATTTCGTGATCATGTATTAGAAAAGGCCCGGAAGGAACTATGAAATTATTGGTATCGTAGTAGAGAAACGAGAGGAGAAGATCCGTTACTATAGTTACTTGTTTTGAGTTTAAAAGCGGTTGTTGATTTCCCGAGGAATCTCCTCGTAAGCACTGCTCCTttatagaaaattaaataataatttaattgtaTGCTTGCCTCTAGACGTTTGTCTGTATAGAAATTTGTCTATATTGTCCTTGCAGCTACAACAAACCTGAGCACTGACTTAAACTCTTTAGGTTACAGCGGAAAATAATTggataaagttttttttatgggtCTGTGTTTTCAGCATGATTTTTTCCACAGaagtttcctcaaaaaaaaaaaaaactaaatttgtacaaacaaaatggaagaTAAATGCAGTGTTCCATTAGTTTTCAATTGAGTCTTTCAGTCAGTGCACAGCAGctcagataaaaacacaaaaatgtgaaattttgccTACAATACAGGCATACAATTCAAGatttatgaaaaatacagttacCAATAATTAgtgaattaatatttattttgattaaaacgGAGCAGTTCTTTCAAGGAAATCCCTATTTCTCCTTACAACTACTACCATAGttttacatagttttttttaaccaggaAACGTCCAAGGAAGTTATTGGAAGATTGGGAAAATAcagacccataaaataaagcgttacctaaatatttaatgttttgtggtaattttccttcaaattaagagcacattttaaaatgactctCAAACGCACTTTGTAATAttgtgaaaacagaacaaaaaaatgctgttatttacagtacaataaaatactttattaaCTGAATGTTTCATGTTAACTAATAAAGTGCATGCCATACAGACAGTAACCAGGAACAGCAATACggaacatttgaaaaagtattaagagaaaaatgagaagcaAGCATTGTACATGTGCAGCTTTTTAGATCAACATACTATAACTCGACCAATACTGGATTCATGAGGCCGATTCCAAAGTCAATatctgagaaaactgaaaaatacaatacaatgcaaTAATGACAATATATTTGCACCTTAACACCACGTCAGATGAGGTCTGAATTATGGGTAGGGAAGGTAATATCTGCGTTTTCTCAAGCTCCCTCATTCAGTTATTGGTAGTTAAACATGTTTACATGGGCTGCAGTTTTGGATACTTATAACATATGAAAAAACTCTGCGATGGTTCAATGCTTGAGCTGAATATGAAACGACCTCAGCTGATGAATGTTCACCGTGTCAACCCTTATCAAGCAGCTTCTGCTCTTAAGGAGTGCAGCATAAACTGCTCTACAGATTCAGGAGAAGCTGCATCCCTGGAAACAACTGTTCCAATGAAACTAGAACTTATTAACTTTACCAAGCTACTATACaccacacatttacacataaatatatatgtaattttacataaaaataacagtgaGGTGTAAAATATAGTACATTTGAACTGTATTCAAAAAAGCGTTTCTAGTACAGtcaaaaagtataaaaatgtgtaaaactcTGAACAGCAAAATAGTATATCACCTActaaatatttatcaaatataaGTACATCACCATTTCTCTCCAGATGTCCGGCCATCGTCATCgtcaaatactgaaaacaagATTCAGCTCCATCTGTTGTTTAAACAGTCACCATGTAccataaaaataacacaaaagtATGTGTACCTGACTATTAGGGTAGACCAGTCtaagttatttttatatatatttttatatctttatgtAGACAATGGAGCCTGTTACACAGCACATCGTTGACGAGGTGAGTCTTGAGTAATGTCGGTGATGTCTAATGCAAGTAAAACCAAATCACAAGTATGATCATAGTCATACAGTTGTTCAGTTTGAAGCTACTTGTGGATAAAGAAATGCAGACTTTCTAAACAGGGATGTGTGTGTCCTGGAGTTAGCTGAGATTAGCTTAGATTATTGGTTTTGTAGCAGGAGGTTTGGGCACATTGAGGAAACTGTGTTTGCTGAGAGGGTCCTGCAGAGAGAAGGTGTCTCAGCAGTGAGATGGTCTGTCCTATCTTTGtcagttttaaaaaggttaTAATGCAGTCTACTGGTTGGGGAAGTGGTCTTGATAATggattcaagtttttttttttctttcttttctataGAGATACCCTTTTCATTAATCCCAAACACTGACCTTTGTACGAGGTCTGCAGGTAGGAGCAGACGCGCATTCAGAGTCTGTTACAGATGTCAGTGATCAGACTGTCTGCAGCTGGTACAGCCCGGCTCCTTTCTTCAGCAGGAAACCCTGTTCATTCAGGGAACTCACTAGACCTTCAAAGTCCATCACCTGAAAGGTACAGATGTttgagtattaaaaaaataaacaagcaagCATACAGTGTAATGCTAGTGTTTTTATTGTAGCACAATGTTATTTGACACCAACTCAAGACCTGAATTACTCAGCAAGTTTGCGGTGAAACGCAGCATAAATTTCAGAAGATaaagtgtgactgtgtgaggaAGCTGCCCTGCATTAGTTTAAGAATGAAATaatttgatggaaaaaaaaacaagacagtgcAGTAGCCAATAATGAATTAACACAACATCGTTTTTCTAAGATGAAAGAAATCACCAGTTTTGATGAGACAGAGACATTACCACCACGTTCCGGTCTAAATGTTTGCAGCAGCAGTTTCTCTCTCTTGGCCAACAACAGTCATCCACCTGCTGCACTGGTTAGTACTTTTGTTTTAAGCAACCTTTACTGTTTTGCATCTCCTTATGTTATTCAATCTCTTCCTAATTTCCTTAGAAGTTGTTTAGTGTCTCCTACTGCCTTTTATTTGTAAGTCccaatttttttctcaggtgAAACTGACCTGTAACCTTATATAGAGtagtatattttttatttcattaggaCTTCTATATCAGGACggtaatattttcattttattttccttcttgtcAGGTTGATGGCTCCATTTTTAATCTGTTCCGAACCATGGCTCTGACTAGCGCCCCTTCATTTGCAAAATTTGCCTAGATGGCAGTTCCAGTCACCATTTGGATAAGTAGCTAAATTCCTCTAAGAGAGTGAGTGAAAAATACATGGAGGTGTTAGGAAGTTTTTATCTCGTGCATGTCTATTTCAGGGCATCTGAATGGTTTCACCTTGATGTTCAGTCTGTCGGCCACACTTCGAAGCATCTGTATGTCAAACTGCTTCTGATTGGTTCTCTGTGCGTGAGAGTGCAGTGCGTTTATCAGTCGTTTCGCAGCGCTGCGCTGACTCATGCCTGACCCAAGCTGAGAGCGCTCGAAGTCCAGATTGCCCAGACCATCTGAATATGTATCAGCCagactgtgagagagagagagagagagagagagagacacacacacacacacacacacacacacacacacacacacacacacacacacacacacacggagagaaATTTATATCTGACAGTACATTCGAAGCCAGGGCTGCATAAATAAgacaaaatcttaattttcttACTAGAAAGACTTTTTTCCCCATCCTCTGGTGgattgaattgaactgaacagACAAATCTCGCTGGCACATGTGAGCAACATGTCGAAAAGTTTTACCtctgcagattcagattttctCTCGCTAGATCTTTTTAATTTACCATTTGAGGtgacatatacatacatacacacacacacacactggtagtaaaacaactgtttgattaatggattagtttaaaaataatattaatattatttgatcatcaattaataatttaaaccattttttgaGTAAAATTGCTAAACATTCCCTCATTCCAgcttatgaaataaaatgatttgcTGCCTTCTTTGTCGTATGTTTTAGCGAACGGAAAATCTTGAAGTGTTTGAtagttggtcagacaaaataagcaattttaaGAAATCACCTTGAGCTTTAGTAAATTGTGATAGTTATTTTATAACAGTTAACATtataattgagaaaaataaattagctGCAGTCCTAGTACACACAAAGTGTCACCTGTGTTTCATGATCTCCACCACATCCTCAGCATCGCTCTTGGTAGCGGTCTCCCTGAGGTCCAACCTGGCTCTTGCCTACACGAAAGACACACAGCCAACCAGATACAGTAAGCACTGGTTCTTTTTGTTAGTCTGACACTATAGCAGAAAAAGCAGATGTCTTAATTCATCTCATGCTGCAAGGTCGGGTCGTGAATACACTGATagccacagagacagaaacctACCTCAGTTAACCTAATTAAAGACTCCAGTTGTCGTGTGGTGATGGGTGTGGAGGCAGCAGAGTGTGCCTGGGATCTTAGCGACAGGTAGAAGTCCTGAATTGTTTGTGCTGCTTCAGGAGAGAGCAAGGGATGGACGTACTGACGAGCATAGCTGATGTACTTCCTTAACAAGCAGGTTGGAATGGGGTCTACAGTTTCTCCCGCAGGGATCTTGAAACGTACACATGTAATGCATAAATACAAAGGATTTTTTGACGGATACTAGTCTTCTTGTGTGCACAGTGCTTGTATGGTCTATTTTACCTGCAAACGTTCAGACAGCGGGATGTCAGAGTGTTCTAGCAGGATGGAGGTGTCCAATTGGCTGTTTGCCCTGTTGACTCTGGCACTGCTGGTTCTGCCTCTTCCTGCCCTATTTGCCATGACGTGCTCTGACAGGCGGCGGTCAAGTGTCTCATCTGGGATGtccaggaggaggaagacaacgTCAAAGCGGGAGAGGAGAGCTGAGCCCATTCTAAAGACAGgaatacactgtatgtaaatccatttacacagacatacagtaatgtCCAGCAGCAGTAACCAAAAAACGACCGAACGACTGCTGAGCTGACTTACTTCAGATTTTCAGAGACAGTCTTGCCTCTGTTGTAATGTCCTCCAACTGGGTTTGCAGCAGCTATGACTGACGTTCtggcaggcagagaggaaacTATTCCAGCCTTGGCAAGACTCACAGACTGCTGCTCCATGGCTTCCAACAGAGCCTGATGCTGGTTGCCCAACTTATCAAACTCGTCAATGCAGCACAGACCTAAAGAgaacaggcagagaaagaggatAAAAAAGGAATGAGGCTGGGGGAGGACGACGAAgaggtaaagaaagaaaacaaagaaaaacaaacaaccaaagaacaaaaatcaaatcaagcaGTGATAATAAAGCAGGTAATTGCCACCAGTTGCAAAAAGCAAATTCCTAATGAATTTTTTAGACTAAAGCACAATATATGGGCTAGGATGacttaaaatacatatttatgaaTGTTGTAATTACCTCAAGGCCACAACAATAAGTCAATATACatggtgtacacacacacacacacacacacacacacacacacacacacacacacacacacacacacacacacacacacacacacacacacacacacttttaatcCAATGACTGAAGTCTCTTTCCTACCTTGGTCAGCCAGCACCAAGGCTCCAGCCTCCAGAGCATAATCCCCAGTTCCTGCGTCTCGAGATAAACTTACTGTCAgtcctaaaacaaaacaaaaataaaacaaaaaaacaaaacaaaataaataaataaataaaatattacattccCAACTCGATTATGTTGTGAAAGATCTGAATAGCTGTTCAGTTAGTAAGcattatataaacaaaaatttaGGGTCAGTATTACAATTTACCTGTGGTGCTGGCACTGTTGCCACATACGTAAATTCCTCTGGGAGCCACATTACACACTGCCTACACAGAGAAGAACACAAGCAGAGCACGTGCGGACATCTAAGTATTAAGTGTTCTTTCACACACTGAAACTGATTCtaagaaaaacatataacacCTTCAAAAAGTAGACATGTACTACAGTTACAGTCTCATCTAAAGGGTAACAAAATGACATTGCCGAAATCTCTGCCAGATACTACTGCTTTATTCAAAGTGTTTAGAGTACACTTGGTGTTACCTGCAACATCTGACTCTTTCCCAGTCCAGGGTCTCCCACCATCAGGATGTGTGGGTCTCCTCTGACTGGAACACTgttcttgtctgtgtgtttctgtctgcctccAAACAATGCTAAGGCAAGGGCAGCTTTCACCAGCTAGGGACATACAAGAAAACAGGTGCATAACTTTcatgatttttgaaaaaaatcatttaattaaaaaacaaaaaacaaaaaacgtgtGTATGGTTGCTGTATTCAACCAAATCACAGGTATTCCTTtgtgatgaaaatgttgttGGTGTTCTTAATTTTGTTAAAAGTGCAGAACTCACTAGATGGCCATAGATGACTGGACAtaaagagctgaaagaagcaAGAAGATCAGACTGTTTAGTCTTGGTATGAGTTAATAGCACAGTGCTAAAATAGTACTTAAACCAGGGGTCCCCAACCTTTTTTGCACCACGGACCGGTTTAATGTAAGCATTGTTTTCACGGACCGGCCTTCAAGGTGTGGGggataaatacaacaaaataaaatgatacgaccaacacaaaacatgtggtattttgtaaatataataataaacggGAATCCACTGTGTACTTGTATGTAACTTTAATAGCAGCGTCCTAGCAGCATGCGCCAACAATATAACAAGAGTAACATCCTCTCTGTGTAGGCTATGGTAACACTTGAACAtgccttcaaaataagatacgccacaaaacaaatataaagtacatgtaCATCATCTCATCACAAAGTTGCTCGAATAGGCGCGAGTTAAGGGCGTTGATGTGGAGGCCCTCAGTAATTGCTTCTGTCCTTCTTGTTCCcgctttttcctttcaaaatacTTGATTGTTCAGACTcgggtaataaataaataaaacggaaataatgtaagttatttattctttctgtgTGGCCCGGTACCTGGGGGTTGGGGACCGGTGACTTAAAGGACTCAAATGGCCCATGTTGTTCAAACTCTGTGGCCATTGAAATGTAGAAAAGTTCATTAGGTTTTTAACAGTCTGTTTAATATTGTAGGTAATAGATATCTTACTGTACTATGAGTCTCAGCAAATCAGGCTGTGACTGGATCTCCTGGATGGCATACAGCTCCTTCAGACTGAACTCCTCCCCTCCAGAACGATCTTCAAGCGACCCTCGTGTCCCCTGACCTGACTTGGACTGCTGACCTACACATTAAGAAGAAATAACATCTTATTGCTctgttacattaaaaatataactgCTGTGCATAATTAAAGTCcaacttataaaaaaaaaaaaaaaaaaaaaaaaaaaaaaaaaaaaaaaagatacacaagCTACAGTACCTTTAGTATTACTAACTGAAGTAGCTTCAAGGTAGatgatgaacacacactgatCCTTATTCCTCCGGGGACAACCTGCATATAATAAGTGTGTGATCTGTGTGTGCCATGTTTTTGGTCACTGTGACAGTGGTTGTGAAGGCAGGAGAGCACCTCATATGAATCTCCTCCTCCCAGAATATTCATACTTACAATATAAGCAgatattttatactgtatatatacacagatatagTTCATacacttttacatttcagtaaCTACCAGTAGGAGGCAAAAGCTTACTCCAAATTTAACCTCCTACCCAATGATTGTGTTTTTACCATCAGTGACAACTCCAACTATTCCTGTCACAGTAACAGTGTCTCCAGGGACGCAGCTgtcacagaggtcagaggtcaggtgaCACTCCACGGTGCGCGGGATTCGTCCAgtctccctctgctctcctcccacCAACTCCTGCACCCTAAAGTagcaacaaaaggaaaaaaacaaaacaaaaacaaacaaaaaaacaaagaaaaagaaaaaaaaaaacaagtatgtTAATATGTAAATGGTCAATGGCTTTGGAAATGTGCTAAATTTCTGCATCAGAATGTGTTCTGAGAAAAGCTGGGACTTTCTCACAATATTCCACTTTTTATTAGAGATAGCCTGCCACAACAACATTTTGTGTAACTTTTGATGAAGCACCTTGTGCAAAGTGCATCTTTGCATGATCAACAAGTGCAATAGCTGCCACTTTTGTACAAGAGATATTTCTAAAAGTCACATAACTCCTGTAATTCAGCAAATTAACCTTGAGTCCGATTTTTGTCGTTTTCATGTCAGCGGCTTTTCTAGTGCCTTAATTTAAATGGTGCCTCTTCGTACTTATGatcataaaaaataacttcaaaacGTCTTTCCCAGACAACTGGTGGAGTcaataaaatacagtctttCTAGCCCTCAACTAACAGCTGCTACAAAGATTTTAGATGGACACGTCTCACCATAGTTTTTCATTGCTGATTGTTCAATTgcctacatacacacatgatATACTTACTTGATGAGCTGCCAGTCTACAGTGTGTGTAAGAGGAGAGCTCCGGCTGGGAGCGAAGGAACGACTGCGACAGTCAGGCTGGATACACTAGGCCATAAaagacacatatacatacacgcaAATCTAAATCATTATAATAAAATGCTGTCACATTCTGAAAGAAaactgtatgtatacagtattaCTTGTGTAAAATAAGTTGTGGAAACATTAGAATACAGCAAAGatgtttcaggaaaaaaaagtgagctgTGTGGGGGGTATGCATACCTTGGTAGGTGTAGCGTATTTCCCACGCTGCAGGGGCAGAGACTGTGTTTTCGAGCAGCCCAGGCATTTGAAGGCCATCCTGGTACAGATAGGTCTGATGCTGCTAACTCTGACCACTGTTCCCctcacacacaccagctgtCCAAACACACTGGCCCGCAATGCCCGAAACGGAGTCAACGGTTCATAGTTATACAGCCTGTGTGATAATTTACACAAACAAAGTCATCATCTTGGTAGTTGTACAGGTGTCAAGCATAAAACTAATTGTGCGTCACTGTGTGCATTACCTCGCGCTAATGTGAGGGATGTTGATGATTGGCGTAGCAACAGGAAGCTCTTCCCCTTGCAACTCAGCAGCCTGTTTCTCCAAATCTATAGTCAACACctgagcgcgcacacacaaacacacaaacacacaaacacacacacacacacacacacacacacaatcagtcCGGCATCTGATCTCTCAGCAGAGCAGTTCCACGCTTTGCCTCTTAACAGACCTCACAGATTAAAGTTTCAGTTCTCTAGTTTTCGGctgaactgcaacagcagggccagccctaagttacaccattggtcagctgaatgccatttgactaagtgctgaagttacaccattggtcgttgctctttcaaattaATTGGCCCAAaaagtttctattgcgtcatcagggggccgtttacaggcagtgttgccaataTGGCACcttttgttgctagatttactgatttttcacaaccttttAACAACTTTTCTTCATAAAAGCACCTTGTGACAAATGTAGCAACTTCTTTGGCAAACCTCAGCTACACTCTGTAGAAAGTCGCCAGTATTGCAACACGATCGCGAGAtggggctttccctccgcaggcacacctctctatgcgtgTCATTCAATTGACGACAtgacagctgacacagatgtgaatgagctccTAACTTtgtctctgagtgatcattttataagtAAGTACAGCAGGAATCGCAGTACAGCTGTACTAGAAGCAGTAGTATAAATATGCGGCGTTTCAGTCGTTATTTCATACTTGATCcgcagagaaacagaaaaacttgtaaatgagagcaactttattgggaattcagctgtattaaaatactgtacatacgAGCACAGACAGTAGAAGATAAGCAAGCATATAAAaggcagtccagccatatactaggttttgacctagtcttgttatatTAAAGAAAGTTGCTAATAATGAGAggtactgtaaaaaaataacatgtcaAGAATGAATTTTCTGTATTCAGTTTCAgattatatattaatttatcaaaatgtttatgAGTATTTAATAAACTATAAAACATTCATGATATGTCTAGGTTCTGAAAGGCTGTAACTTGCAGATGACAACATATGTGTAGGAGCaactctgtgcgtgtgtgtgtgtgtgtgtacctggtgAATGGCCACTCCCAAACAGTTGAGTATCAGCTCTGGCTGTTCCTTCAACTCTGTGGTAAGGTCAGGAAGCGCTTTACGCACAGTCTTGTCTCCAGTCAAGTCTGCATAATCTACCATA
This region of Xiphias gladius isolate SHS-SW01 ecotype Sanya breed wild chromosome 11, ASM1685928v1, whole genome shotgun sequence genomic DNA includes:
- the mcm8 gene encoding DNA helicase MCM8, producing MSGEESRRGSSRGGSGGWRGRGGGGGWRGGGGGGGWRGGGGGGGWRGGGGGGGWRGGGGSGGWRGGGGSGWRGGGWRSRPWRGGSGGGGSRGGGGFGSGGSGNHTFSTQRGLCQATLDAFCPYKGWAHYFKEGFIESSPSMEKIKVFEKYFTSKIHLYDKDEIERQGSVMVDYADLTGDKTVRKALPDLTTELKEQPELILNCLGVAIHQVLTIDLEKQAAELQGEELPVATPIINIPHISARLYNYEPLTPFRALRASVFGQLVCVRGTVVRVSSIRPICTRMAFKCLGCSKTQSLPLQRGKYATPTKCIQPDCRSRSFAPSRSSPLTHTVDWQLIKVQELVGGEQRETGRIPRTVECHLTSDLCDSCVPGDTVTVTGIVGVVTDGCPRRNKDQCVFIIYLEATSVSNTKGQQSKSGQGTRGSLEDRSGGEEFSLKELYAIQEIQSQPDLLRLIVHSLCPVIYGHLLVKAALALALFGGRQKHTDKNSVPVRGDPHILMVGDPGLGKSQMLQAVCNVAPRGIYVCGNSASTTGLTVSLSRDAGTGDYALEAGALVLADQGLCCIDEFDKLGNQHQALLEAMEQQSVSLAKAGIVSSLPARTSVIAAANPVGGHYNRGKTVSENLKMGSALLSRFDVVFLLLDIPDETLDRRLSEHVMANRAGRGRTSSARVNRANSQLDTSILLEHSDIPLSERLQIPAGETVDPIPTCLLRKYISYARQYVHPLLSPEAAQTIQDFYLSLRSQAHSAASTPITTRQLESLIRLTEARARLDLRETATKSDAEDVVEIMKHSLADTYSDGLGNLDFERSQLGSGMSQRSAAKRLINALHSHAQRTNQKQFDIQMLRSVADRLNIKVMDFEGLVSSLNEQGFLLKKGAGLYQLQTV